One Acaryochloris thomasi RCC1774 genomic window, GAGAATCTGGCGCTTGGCCCCCAGCGTCTGACGGGTAGAGGCCGACTCGGCTTGGTAATCGACTGCAGCGCTTGCTTTGCCCCCACGCCTGTCCATAACCTCTGCCGAGCAAAGGCGTTGAACAGCAGACGACTCTAGGGGAAAGAGCAAAAAGTAGTGAAGATGATGCCGCTCAAGTCTGATGCCATCAAGGATGGAGTGGACTTTGCGATCGCACTTCTATCTCCGGCATGAAGTTGAGCCGCAAAAAAACAACAGCATGATACGCGACCCAACCGGGCAAAGACAGCAGCGCCAACATCAACCAACGCTGCAATCAGAAGGGGTCATGGCCACTAGCAGACGCTAGCGATCATTCCTGAAGGGTGGGTTTCTGGGGTCTAGCATATCCAGGATTTTGGCAGATATTTTATTGCTTTCATCCAGCATTTCTTGAGCGAGTTGCTTGATGTCAGGGTCATCAGACGTCAAAGACTCCGAGGCCATATCTGCGACCTCCATTTGCATCACCAGCATTTCCATTAGCTGTTTACGTCGCTGGTGAGCCGGACTGATTTCCTTGCGAAAAGGAGAGGCAATCAAAAGGCCTGATTTTGGCAAATTAGATGTATGGGAAGGCCTCTTTTGTAGCGGTGCAGCACCTGCAGGAGCGGCGAAACACATAGCCATAACCGCAGCAATGGAGCTGAGTCTGTAGGGAAAAGACATTTTCATACCTCACTTAGATAATCTGATAGCAGCTTTGCAGGCAATTTACCTGCAAGAACTGCTGCACTCTAGCCCTAATCTGGATACCCTGATTCAGGGCGTAAAGTAATCAAAACTCACTCTTGATTGAACGTCATTTTCAATAACGCACCATCACATTAGCCTCCGTCCCTTGCTAACGGTCTTTTAGAATTCTGCAGAAACTAACAAAATCTTGCAGTTTTCGAATGTCTTTAATCCATTCGGAAAAACGAAACATTTCAAAAATGTCATCGAAGCTACATTTTTTAGCTTTTTTGATAAATTCAATACTTTATAGCTTGACGCCTTACCCAGAAACCATGATTTCTTCCGGGCCAGGGTTTTCTCGCTTCTCCCATTCACCGTGCAGAGGATGTTTGAAAAAGATTGACTTCCCTGCATCAGCCCCCTAGATCCCCTGTCCGAGGGGACGCAATATGGGGCTAGGGCAAAGTCAAATGGCCCAAATCAGAGAGTTATAGACACAGCAGTCCTGATTGAGAAGAGATAGAACACTTTCTCTATCTCTTCTGTGGGAGTTGCGGCCATTGTGAGCCTATAGTAGGGATACTTACATGAGGTGAGTGTCAATCCTCTACCGAATCGAATGTATGGTGACTCACAGAGCTGAGAGCAGCACTTCAGATCACGGCATCCTACAGCCCCCTCATCAGAGAGGCATTCTCACCAAAACACTCCTCGCCTTAGGAGGATACGGCTTATTTCTCATCGTCACGCTAGCGGGGGGGGGGTATTACATTGGCCGCAGTCTAGAACAGATGAATCGCTCAGTGATTGAATTTGATCGCCTCAGCCAAGATATTAAAAATGTAGATGAGTATTTTATTCGTCAGGCAAAAGATCGAAAAAACCTGTTTCTGCGCGGTCGAAACCCGAAGGATCTCGATAAATATTGGGGCCATATCAATGAGATGACTGAGAAAATTAATACTCAGGTTGATGTTGTCTTAGAGAATCCTTTATCGAAACCCTACCAGACAGAGCTGCAGACCTTCATGAGCGATCACACGCAACTGATGACGGTCTATCAAGAAGGATTCAATATTTTTCAAGAAACCCAAAAGCAGACGGCAGGCGATCAGTACGTGAGAGGACAGGGGAGCGATGTTGGGGCAGAATTGACGCAAATACTGGCGCAAATTAAGGCCGATCGGCAGCAGCTCGTCCTTGAGAAAGAGCAACATATGCAGCAGTTTCTAGTGGTGAGCACGGGGGGCTTAATTTTAGTCATCGTTACTTGCTCTGGACTGCTGGCAACAATCATTACCGATCCCATTCGTCGCGTGGTTCGCTTTACGCGATTTCTAGAAGAGCGCCATTCTGCACGGCAGGCCAGCCAAACCGTATTCGATCACGATGGGCTAGATGTTGCGGGTCATCCATTCGCAACAGAGTTAGACCAAACTTATCATCCTGCAGAAGGGTATCAGCAGGATGAGATTGGCTATATGTTTGAGACCTACAGTAAATTGGCTGGCATCATTAGCAACTATAACCACCAGCTTCGCGTGCGTGATGGTCTTCTCAACTGCGTCAATGTCGCGGCTCAATGTTTGGTCGCTAACGAAGATCTGACCGTTGCCCTCCCGGCAGTGTTGAAGATTTTGGGAGAGGGAACGGGGCAATGTCGCGCCTATATCTTGCAAAACCTGCATGATCAGCAAACCGACAACCTACTGTTCGACCTCACCCTAGAGTGGGATGCGCCGAACGTCTCGACGAAGCGCGAAGCTGGGGGGCGGTTCCCGGTGCCCATCAAAACATTTCCAGATCGACTCACGGCACCGCTTAAGGCAGGATGTGCGACACAGTTTTTAGCGTCTGAATTGGATGGCCTGAAGGAACGAGAACAAGGTCAAGCGCTTTCGTTAGTCGGCGTTCCCATTACGGTTGCCGGGGAGTGGTGGGGCCTACTCGGCCTTGATGACTGCGTAAAGGAACGGGTCTGGAGCCAGGCTGAAATTGCGGTATTGGAAGCGGCGGCGACCTCTATCGGTACGGCTCTGGAGCGAGACCGCGCTCGTCAAACTCGCGAAGCGTCTGAACGAGAGGCGCTGATGGCTTGCGAACGGGCGGCTCGGGCGGCGGAACTAGAAGCCGCAAATCACATTCTATCGGTGCGGGAACGCTGGCTAGAGACGACGGCGGCGGCGGCACACGATCTGCTGTCTACGGTGAATGTTGATGCTAGCGTCAATGCGGCGCTGCAGAGGATTGGAGAAAATTTGGGTTGTGATCGCATCGTGGTCATGCGCCACCTCCCGGACCCCAACACCCTGGGCACCATGCGAACCATTTATGAATGGGATGCCCCCAACATACATTCTCAGCTTCATCATCCTGACCTCAGAGACATCTCAAGTGCGGGTTTAGAGAACTGGTTTACTCGGCTTATGTCAGGCCAATGGGTGGGGGGCATGATTGATGCTGACGCAGACGATCCCCTCAGCCTGACAATGAAGGCGTTAGGTGTGAAGTCAACCTACACGGTTCCGGTTTTGGTTGACGAACAGTTCTGGGGGGTGATGGCCCTCGACCACTGCCATGAAGCCAAGCATCTGAGTTTGTCTGAGGTGGCGGTCTTCAAGACCGCCGCCACCTGCGTTGGCAGCGCCATCTGTCTCGACCACATGAGACGCGATCATGAACAGGTTGAACGCAGTGCCCTACTCAGCGAAGAACGCAACCGTCTGGCCCGCGAAATTCACGACACGCTAGCCCAAGTCTTTACCGGCGTTTCGCTGCAGCTTGAAGCGGCCAAGGGCATTCTGACCCAGCAACCGACTCAGGCTGAAACTCACATCAACCAGGCCAGTGACCTTGCCCGTCAGGGCTTGTCAGAAGCACGTCGTTCAGTCCGTGCCCTCCGCTCTCAAGCCTTGGAAAGCGATACCCTTGCTGAGGCGCTGCAGAAAACCCTGTGCGAGATGACCCAGGGCACAGTCATTCATTCCCAATTTCAACAGCGGGGGATGCCATACCCGCTCGCGGATGACGTGCAGCTCAACCTGCTCCGCATCGGCCAGGAGGCAATTACGAATATTCTCCGTCACGCCCAGGCCCAAACCCTGATGCTCACCCTGACCTTTGCACCTGAGCACATCAGTCTTTGCATCGTTGATGATGGCATCGGTTTTGATCCGCAATCTAGGACAAATGTGACGGGGTTTGGCTTGATTGGCGTTCGAGAGCGGGTGGCCCACTTCGACGGTCATGTTCAACTCATCAGCAGCCCGGGTCACGGCACTCAGCTTGAAGTCACGATGCCCCTAGCTGTTAAGGTCTAGAGACAATCGTTGTCTAAGGAAAGTGGAATGTCCGTAGCCCCTATTCGCGTGCTAGTCGTTGAAGATCACAGCGTTGTCCGTCAGGGGATTGTCTCTATTTTGAGCCAAGAGGCTGATATCACCGTCATTGCTGAGGCCCAAGATGGCCTGGAGGCAGTAGAGCTACACGCCGTTCAGCAGCCGGACCTCACTCTCATGGATCTGCGGATGCCAAACCTCGACGGGGTGGATGCGATCGCAAAAATCCGAGCGCAAACCCCCAGCGCCAACATCATCATTCTGACCACCTACGACACTGACGAAGACATTTATCGAGGACTCCATGCCGGGGCCAGAGGCTACATTCTCAAAGACACCACCGCCCCAGAGCTAATCAACGCCATTCGCACCGTCCACGGGGGGCAGCGCTATATTCCCCCTGAAGTTGCGCTCAAGCTGGCGGACAGAATTGACGGTACGGCTCTAACCGACCGCGAACTGGAAGTTCTGCAGTTTCTGAGTAAGGGGAACAGCAACCAAGACATTGCCGGTCACCTTTCTATTTCTGAGGGAACCGTCAAGTTCCATATCAATAATATTTTTTCTAAGCTAGGAGTGAGTGATCGCACCCAGGCTGTGATCACAGCTTTGAAGCGGGGCCTCGCACGTCTCGATTAGCAGAGAAACCACCCGAACCTGAGCGGGCTAGTTTGATAAACCGACTAAAGCAGATTGCCCTAACCAGAAAGGCAAAACTTCCCTGTCGTCGATCGCCCTCCATCTTTGTCCTAATGCTGCAAGCACAGTCCATTGCAGTGAACTTTTCTGACTAGCCCGTACTTTATTCGCGGGAGGAAGTTTGCCAACAGTACTTGTACTCAGATGACCAACCTAGCCAAAAGTTAGGGATATCATCCGGCAGAAAGACTAGGTTGATTCTTTGCCCCACGGCTAGCGACCTCACTAGTCTTTCTTGCTATAAAAAGTCATGCCTGACTGCAGGCGACGCCTAGCATATATTTTCCTAGGATTAGTTTTGAAGGCAACACTTCATAATGATAGATTCAAATCTAGATTATTCCCCCATGACGCTCCTGCGTCCGTGCGATCACATTCAAGGTCGGCCAGAAAAAAATATTACGTTGGTGGCCTATGGCGACTACCAGAATCTTCGTTCAGGTCAAGCTTACTTCATGATCAAAAATTTACTAAAGACCTTTAATGATCAACTTTGTTTTGTCTATCGACACTTTCCTCAGGCCGCTTCTCGATCTGCAGCCTGGAAGGCTGCAGAAGCTGCGGAGGTGGCCTCTGATCAAGGTAAGTTCTGGGAAATGCACGATATTCTAGCAAGAAATCATCTCGCACTAGATGACTGTGACTTAGTCAGCTATGCGGATCAGGCGGGTCTTAATATTCCGCAGTTTTTATGCGGGATGGCAAGTCACGTTCACACCCATAAAGTTGAGGCAGATGTTGAGAGTGGTAAAGCAAATGGTGTGATAGATATACCCACATTTTTTACAACAATCCGCTCTCAAGACATCCAGCATATCAATGGGCTTATGCATCAGATTGCAGAGATAAAAAATACCTTTTCGCGAATGAATAATGAATGCTAACCGCTGATCTATTGAATTATTTGCAAGAGAGTGTTGCCTTCTCTTGAAAATAAAAACAGTCAAGCTTCACAATGAGTATTCAACAGCAGTTAGGTGAACCTGATTATATATCTGAAGGGTTTGAGTTTTACGCCGGTACTGAATCATCCGTCCACTATCACGATCACAGGCATGCAGAAATTGAGATTGTACTGGTTCTCAATGCTGCTGAGGTTCATGTGGCGTGGCAGACGAGTCGCAATCAACACCAAGAGCGACAGTTAGGGAGTAACCAGCTTTGTATTATTCCGTCTCAGCAACTTCATAGTCTCTGGTGGGAAGATACGGCTGAATATATTTTTATTTTTCTGCGTCCTACTTTTTTACAACGCACGGCCCACGACTGGGTTCAAGGGAGTTCCATTGAACTGAAGGAGCAATATGCGATCGCAAATTCTCTCATTCAGTCCCTTGCCCTCACCATGCGATCCACCCTAAGTGCTGAGACGCTTGATCACCTCTATCTTGACTCACTGATCAATGTACTCGTGATCCACTTGCTTAAGACCTATGCCGATTGTCAGTTAACCACCCCGGCCCCGCTTAAGACGGCATCTAAGCAGGGGCTGAACAAGGTCATCGACTACATTGATGAGTCTCTCGACCAAGATTTACGACTTATCAAGCTGGCAGAGGTGGCGAACATGAGCGAGAGCAGCTTTTGTCATCAGTTCAAAGCACGCATGGGTACCTCTCCCCATCAATATGTGATTCAACAGCGCATCAAGCGAGCAAAGCTTTTACTGTTAAATCGTGATTTGTCCATTGTTGAAATTGCGTACCGGTGCGGCTTCAACAGCCAGAGTCACCTAACCATTTACTTCCGACAGCATACGGGCATGACGCCCAATGCCTATCGTACAACTCATATCTGAACCCAGATTAGGGTGCTGAAGTCTCATTCTCGGGATCTTGCAGCATCCTGTCAGACGTGGGGTTTCGTTATATGGCGGTATACCTAATTGATGACGACATCAAAATCGCAAAACACCCTGTCTGCTAAAGAGGAGACATCCTAACTCAGCCGGGTACTGTGATACCCGTTACGCCACCATTGCTGGCTGGCTATGCTTCACTAACGTCGCTTCCGGCAATGGCCCCCGCAAGTGTGACCAAGGTAAAACCTGAGTCGTCGGCCAGGTCTCAAACACGTAGAACTCCATCGGCGGAAGCTGACCGCGCAGTTCTTTGAAAGCGCGACGGTAGCTGCCAACAGAATCACCATAGTGGCGGGTCAGCTCCAGCAGCCGGGATAGACGACGATCGCCCCTCGATAGCAACGTCTGAATAACCGACCAGTTATAGCTTTCTGGTCGAAAATCAATGCCGTTCGAGCGTAGCCCTTTTTGCAGCAGCTTCAGTCGCTTTTGGGCGGTCGGATCGACCCCAAACCACTGGAAAGGGGTGTGAGCCTTAGGGACAAAGGTGCTGCATCCCAGCGTTAGCCGAAAACCTGGAACCTGTCGCTTGAGATCTAGGAGTAGCTTAATCGTGGCCTCTACATCTGCCTCAGTCTCTTGCGGCAGGCCAACCATACCGTAGAACTTAATGCCCTTGAGACCACCTGCCTTGGCGTTGGCAGTGGCCTCAAAAATCTGATCTTGCTCCAGCTTCTTGTTAATCAGTTCACGAATCCGTTCAGAGCCGCTTTCAATGGCAATGGTGACCGATCTCGTGTCGTGATTGGCCAGCGTCTGCGCTAGCTTTTCCGTCACGGTATTGGTGCGGACCGAGGCAATACTAAGGCGCACGTCATCACAAGCGGGTCGATCAAAGTAGGCTAGCAAATCGTCAAACTCGGGATGCTGTGTCACGGAAGCTCCCAACAATCCAATTCGACGGGTCACCTTTAAACCTCGCTCAATGGCGGGGATGAGCGAATCGGTAACGCTTGGGGTCCGGAACGGCAGTGTTAGGTAGCTCGCTAAACAAAAGCGACACATCTCCGGGCAACTCCGCACCACTTCCACCATGTAGATGCTTTCCCAGGCGGCTTTTTCGGTGACGACGGTGGAGCTAGAGAGGGTATTGCCTCGGTAGGTTTGCTTTTCTACGCAGGGTGGGATGTCGGTGAGCGGGGTGATAGTTGCGATCGCACCTTCTCGATCTTCATAAATCACCTCATAAAGGCTAGGAACATAGACACCTGGAACCCGTGCCAGAGCTTGAAGCTGCACCGATCGCTCTGCCCTACGGACCTGCTGATAAGCCGTAATAAATTGGTTCAGTAAATCTTCGCCATCCCCCAACAGAATCACATCAAAAAACTCTGCGAATGGCTCTGGGTTCGCCGTCAGCACCGGGCCGCCCCCAAAAACCAGGGGATGAGCCGACGAGCGCTCTGCGGCCCGAATTGGAACGTCAAGCTGCTCTAGCAGGTTCAAGATATTGACATAATCCAGCTCCCAAGACATCGAGAACCCCAGCAGGTCTGGCTGATGCGGTAGAGGCTCCTGCAGGTCAGTGAACAGACGGCTGACGGCCAGCCTGGGCTGACTGGCGAGTAGCGCCCACACCGTCTGATACCCCAAACTGGTAATGCCAACGCTGTAGGTATTAGGAAAAGCAAAAATCAGCGAAATGGCCTCGGAATCGGGCGACGCTGGCGTAAAAAGTAAATGTTCAGAACGGAAAGCAGACACGCAGAATTGAGCTAGGTTAGAGGACCACTGCCTTCTAATCTAGTGGATTCTCTCAACTGCAGTCGCATCACCTGACGTATAACCTGAACATTCAGGGCATCCTATTGCTATTGCAGTCGATCGGTGAGGGGGAACCGTGGCAGGTTCGGATTGGCATCACGCCGTTAGACCCTCGTTGCGATCCGCTATTCTGGCAAAGATACGGCGGGAAGTACAGTTACAAAACTTTGCGGAATATCTTCTTAGGTTTTTTATGTCAGGATTGCCCTTGGTAATTGAGTGTCAGGTTAAAGAAAATGAAGTTTAAAAATGGGTTAGAAACAGACAAATTGACGAGTGCTGGCCCAAAGTGGTGCACTGGATAGGGAAAGCTTATGCCAAATACCTTACCGACTCTCTATTGCCCTAACCCTAGATGTCAGGCAAAAAACACCGAACTTGACCCGCAGTGCCAAGAATGTGGTTCAGCACTACCCAAGCGCTATCTGTGGGTGATGGGGCTAGATGGCAAACCAGGCGAAACCCTCGCGGATCGCTACGCGTTTCGTGGACCTAACGTAGTCCTAGACACGCAGATCAACCTGCCGCTCAAGCTCAATACCGATCTTCCCAACGGCCTAATTCCCTATCTGAAGCTGTTTCCCTATCGGCTGCATGTGCCACAGCTCTATACGGTGATTCCGCCAAAGCGCAAAAAAGACTTCCCCATCGTGCTGCTGGAGCAGGCTCCTCTCAGTGCCGCTGACTTTTTTGAGACAGAGAGCGTCAATGGGGCAACTGATTTTTTAGTCAGTCCAGGACTTTCTCTGATCGACTCTTGGCCCTACGCACAGCCGCTGCGCCAGGTTAACTGGCTTTGGCAAATGGCCCAGCTTTGGCAGCCCTTCTTGATTCAAGGCGTTGCTTCTACCTTACTCCAGCCCGATCTCTTAAGGGTCGAAGAGCGTTTGCTACGCGTGCTAGAGCTGCATCCAGAGTTTGAAGAGACCCCGACTCTGGCACATTTAGGGAGTCTATGGCAGCAGTGGCTACCCGGAGCAGCAGAACCGCTGGCTCCAGATTTTGAGAAGCTGTGTCAGGCTCTCATCCAAGGCTCTCTCTCTTCACCCGAGCTGCTCCTAGATCAGCTTGAACAGCTTTTAGTACGTCACCAGGAACCTTACCAGCTCAAGATTGATATCTCTGCCCGCACCGACACAGGGCAGATGCGGAATCATAACGA contains:
- a CDS encoding GAF domain-containing sensor histidine kinase encodes the protein MVTHRAESSTSDHGILQPPHQRGILTKTLLALGGYGLFLIVTLAGGGYYIGRSLEQMNRSVIEFDRLSQDIKNVDEYFIRQAKDRKNLFLRGRNPKDLDKYWGHINEMTEKINTQVDVVLENPLSKPYQTELQTFMSDHTQLMTVYQEGFNIFQETQKQTAGDQYVRGQGSDVGAELTQILAQIKADRQQLVLEKEQHMQQFLVVSTGGLILVIVTCSGLLATIITDPIRRVVRFTRFLEERHSARQASQTVFDHDGLDVAGHPFATELDQTYHPAEGYQQDEIGYMFETYSKLAGIISNYNHQLRVRDGLLNCVNVAAQCLVANEDLTVALPAVLKILGEGTGQCRAYILQNLHDQQTDNLLFDLTLEWDAPNVSTKREAGGRFPVPIKTFPDRLTAPLKAGCATQFLASELDGLKEREQGQALSLVGVPITVAGEWWGLLGLDDCVKERVWSQAEIAVLEAAATSIGTALERDRARQTREASEREALMACERAARAAELEAANHILSVRERWLETTAAAAHDLLSTVNVDASVNAALQRIGENLGCDRIVVMRHLPDPNTLGTMRTIYEWDAPNIHSQLHHPDLRDISSAGLENWFTRLMSGQWVGGMIDADADDPLSLTMKALGVKSTYTVPVLVDEQFWGVMALDHCHEAKHLSLSEVAVFKTAATCVGSAICLDHMRRDHEQVERSALLSEERNRLAREIHDTLAQVFTGVSLQLEAAKGILTQQPTQAETHINQASDLARQGLSEARRSVRALRSQALESDTLAEALQKTLCEMTQGTVIHSQFQQRGMPYPLADDVQLNLLRIGQEAITNILRHAQAQTLMLTLTFAPEHISLCIVDDGIGFDPQSRTNVTGFGLIGVRERVAHFDGHVQLISSPGHGTQLEVTMPLAVKV
- a CDS encoding response regulator, with the protein product MSVAPIRVLVVEDHSVVRQGIVSILSQEADITVIAEAQDGLEAVELHAVQQPDLTLMDLRMPNLDGVDAIAKIRAQTPSANIIILTTYDTDEDIYRGLHAGARGYILKDTTAPELINAIRTVHGGQRYIPPEVALKLADRIDGTALTDRELEVLQFLSKGNSNQDIAGHLSISEGTVKFHINNIFSKLGVSDRTQAVITALKRGLARLD
- a CDS encoding DsbA family protein; translated protein: MIDSNLDYSPMTLLRPCDHIQGRPEKNITLVAYGDYQNLRSGQAYFMIKNLLKTFNDQLCFVYRHFPQAASRSAAWKAAEAAEVASDQGKFWEMHDILARNHLALDDCDLVSYADQAGLNIPQFLCGMASHVHTHKVEADVESGKANGVIDIPTFFTTIRSQDIQHINGLMHQIAEIKNTFSRMNNEC
- a CDS encoding helix-turn-helix domain-containing protein, whose product is MSIQQQLGEPDYISEGFEFYAGTESSVHYHDHRHAEIEIVLVLNAAEVHVAWQTSRNQHQERQLGSNQLCIIPSQQLHSLWWEDTAEYIFIFLRPTFLQRTAHDWVQGSSIELKEQYAIANSLIQSLALTMRSTLSAETLDHLYLDSLINVLVIHLLKTYADCQLTTPAPLKTASKQGLNKVIDYIDESLDQDLRLIKLAEVANMSESSFCHQFKARMGTSPHQYVIQQRIKRAKLLLLNRDLSIVEIAYRCGFNSQSHLTIYFRQHTGMTPNAYRTTHI
- a CDS encoding B12-binding domain-containing radical SAM protein, with amino-acid sequence MSAFRSEHLLFTPASPDSEAISLIFAFPNTYSVGITSLGYQTVWALLASQPRLAVSRLFTDLQEPLPHQPDLLGFSMSWELDYVNILNLLEQLDVPIRAAERSSAHPLVFGGGPVLTANPEPFAEFFDVILLGDGEDLLNQFITAYQQVRRAERSVQLQALARVPGVYVPSLYEVIYEDREGAIATITPLTDIPPCVEKQTYRGNTLSSSTVVTEKAAWESIYMVEVVRSCPEMCRFCLASYLTLPFRTPSVTDSLIPAIERGLKVTRRIGLLGASVTQHPEFDDLLAYFDRPACDDVRLSIASVRTNTVTEKLAQTLANHDTRSVTIAIESGSERIRELINKKLEQDQIFEATANAKAGGLKGIKFYGMVGLPQETEADVEATIKLLLDLKRQVPGFRLTLGCSTFVPKAHTPFQWFGVDPTAQKRLKLLQKGLRSNGIDFRPESYNWSVIQTLLSRGDRRLSRLLELTRHYGDSVGSYRRAFKELRGQLPPMEFYVFETWPTTQVLPWSHLRGPLPEATLVKHSQPAMVA